From the Desulfosarcina sp. BuS5 genome, one window contains:
- the ltrA gene encoding group II intron reverse transcriptase/maturase has translation MGDTQRLQTISTKNREIARTVACNSRPIEWGQPPVLTGGSSLIKIELLAQNNHELVFTSVVHRIDFDLLKQSFRKIRKSESAGVDKVTAKEYAENLDQNLYNLYERLRRGQYVASPVKRIWIDKEGGEKRPIGIPVLEDKIVQKAAAAILNVIFDRNFYNFSHAFRKGRSQHMAIKDLREQCLKQNISWIVSADITGLFDNINHELLKDMIRRRVSDGGMIRLIGKWLNAGVMEEGNLTYSETGTPQGGVISPVLSNIFLHYVLDDWYVKEVIPRMKGRCSIIRWADDFILGFEYEKDALRVMDVLPRRFEQFELSLHPEKTKLIRFSKRISGKGNGTFDFLGFTFYWSKSLKGYMVIKKKTARKRSSRFMKRIWIWCKDNRHKPMAEQYEILCSKLRGFYQYFGVISNYKVLEVVFEYTEKAWRRWLSRRSHKGEVMFEDLRTTYPLPLPRIVHNI, from the coding sequence ATGGGAGATACACAGAGGTTACAAACCATATCAACAAAAAACCGAGAAATTGCAAGAACGGTCGCTTGCAATTCCAGACCGATAGAATGGGGACAACCACCGGTGTTAACAGGTGGGTCATCCCTTATCAAAATCGAGCTACTTGCTCAAAATAATCATGAACTGGTATTTACATCAGTAGTCCATCGGATAGACTTTGATTTACTGAAACAATCCTTTCGTAAAATTCGGAAAAGCGAATCTGCAGGAGTGGACAAGGTTACGGCAAAGGAGTATGCCGAAAATCTTGATCAAAACCTCTATAATCTGTATGAACGACTGCGGAGAGGACAGTACGTTGCGTCTCCTGTAAAGCGTATCTGGATAGACAAGGAAGGAGGGGAAAAGCGTCCAATTGGCATACCTGTACTTGAGGATAAAATTGTCCAGAAAGCAGCAGCAGCCATATTGAATGTCATATTTGACAGGAATTTTTACAATTTTTCCCATGCATTCAGAAAAGGTCGGAGCCAACACATGGCAATCAAAGATTTACGTGAGCAATGCTTGAAGCAGAATATCAGCTGGATAGTAAGCGCAGATATTACAGGACTATTTGACAATATTAATCACGAGTTACTTAAAGACATGATACGTCGGAGAGTAAGTGACGGCGGAATGATTCGCCTGATAGGGAAGTGGTTGAATGCAGGCGTAATGGAGGAAGGCAACCTGACGTACTCTGAAACGGGCACTCCACAGGGAGGAGTAATTTCCCCTGTGCTCAGTAATATCTTTCTTCATTATGTTTTAGATGACTGGTACGTGAAAGAAGTGATCCCCCGGATGAAAGGGAGATGCTCCATCATACGCTGGGCGGATGATTTCATCCTCGGGTTCGAGTATGAAAAAGACGCATTGCGTGTCATGGATGTATTACCCAGGCGGTTCGAACAGTTCGAGCTGTCACTTCACCCGGAAAAGACAAAACTGATTCGATTTTCCAAACGCATTAGCGGAAAGGGAAACGGGACGTTTGATTTTTTAGGGTTTACATTTTACTGGTCAAAATCATTAAAAGGGTACATGGTAATAAAGAAAAAGACGGCAAGAAAGCGTTCAAGCCGTTTTATGAAGAGAATATGGATATGGTGCAAGGATAACCGTCATAAGCCAATGGCCGAGCAGTATGAGATTCTTTGCAGTAAACTGCGAGGTTTTTACCAGTACTTTGGAGTAATAAGTAACTACAAAGTGCTGGAAGTTGTGTTTGAATATACTGAGAAAGCATGGCGTCGATGGTTAAGCCGAAGAAGTCACAAGGGCGAAGTAATGTTCGAGGACTTGCGCACAACATACCCACTGCCATTACCCAGAATAGTCCATAATATTTGA
- a CDS encoding Cthe_2314 family HEPN domain-containing protein, translating into MKALAEMAAALLKDTVDSTHPRIGHFTRPFTNQEEYLRACLILAGEVSVACDQLNYALAYLSGYQTRKTSDGELITRADYIAYQLENLYLRFVMIPDRSLRLTNEVFRLGLPARECGMRTVTNNQHLKGTPVRPRLRAIEKIVKPYRKMRNTIAHLARYNDPALSRVEVYSVLQKAEGPPDDSVLERTRHFYKREADTYIEARRKEFGPIVSALIGEVERFFETLLPPFRRNHSALK; encoded by the coding sequence ATGAAAGCCCTGGCTGAAATGGCCGCGGCATTATTAAAGGACACAGTGGACTCGACACACCCTCGTATCGGCCACTTTACTCGACCCTTCACTAATCAAGAGGAATACCTCAGAGCATGCCTGATCTTAGCTGGGGAGGTAAGTGTTGCGTGCGATCAGCTAAACTATGCACTTGCATATCTTTCCGGTTATCAAACTCGTAAAACCTCGGATGGCGAATTGATTACCCGCGCGGATTATATAGCCTATCAGTTAGAGAATCTATACCTGCGCTTTGTGATGATTCCTGATCGATCATTGCGACTCACCAATGAGGTTTTCCGTCTCGGACTTCCTGCGCGTGAGTGTGGAATGCGAACTGTTACGAACAATCAACATTTGAAGGGTACCCCTGTTCGGCCTCGCCTGCGGGCTATCGAAAAAATAGTGAAGCCATACCGCAAAATGCGGAACACCATAGCGCATTTAGCCCGATATAATGATCCCGCTCTATCTCGGGTTGAAGTATATTCTGTTCTACAAAAGGCTGAAGGTCCACCAGATGATTCTGTTCTTGAACGAACACGTCATTTTTACAAGCGTGAGGCGGATACTTACATAGAGGCAAGGCGGAAGGAGTTCGGACCAATAGTGAGCGCTCTAATTGGTGAAGTCGAGCGTTTTTTCGAAACATTATTACCACCATTTAGGCGGAACCATTCAGCTCTCAAATGA
- a CDS encoding tyrosine-type recombinase/integrase, whose translation MKKTWEDIPLIKPPKTTRIPDIVTIEQANQLFAATRKLSYKVFFFTIYSLGLRLGEGIKLKVGDIDAGHMRVHIRDAKGNKDRFVPLPENTLRILRNFWLVHKHPLFIFPNRKRGLKNAHLVDSPLEIGGIQTAMKMVTRQIGFKKQISCHSLRHSYATHLLEAGVDLIELQKILGHVSLLTTAGYTHLTAATQNNSCHTINKIINGFNIGWGGIK comes from the coding sequence TTGAAAAAAACATGGGAAGATATCCCCTTGATAAAGCCGCCCAAAACAACCAGAATTCCTGATATTGTCACAATTGAACAGGCGAATCAATTATTCGCAGCAACCAGAAAATTAAGCTATAAAGTCTTTTTCTTCACCATCTACAGCCTGGGATTACGGCTTGGAGAAGGCATCAAACTTAAAGTCGGAGATATTGATGCCGGTCATATGCGGGTGCATATTCGTGACGCCAAAGGCAATAAAGACAGATTTGTGCCACTTCCGGAAAACACCCTGCGTATCCTGAGAAATTTTTGGCTGGTTCATAAACACCCATTATTCATCTTTCCAAACCGGAAAAGAGGACTCAAAAATGCTCATCTGGTAGATTCCCCCCTGGAGATAGGTGGAATCCAAACTGCAATGAAAATGGTCACCCGGCAAATAGGATTTAAAAAACAAATATCCTGTCATTCCTTACGCCACAGTTACGCAACGCATTTATTAGAAGCAGGGGTTGATTTGATTGAGCTGCAAAAAATCTTAGGCCATGTCAGTTTATTAACAACTGCCGGATATACCCATCTCACCGCTGCAACGCAAAACAATTCCTGCCATACAATAAACAAGATAATAAACGGCTTCAATATCGGCTGGGGAGGGATAAAATGA
- a CDS encoding DUF3313 domain-containing protein yields the protein MKRVFRFFKIAAILTAAIGLAGCMAGGMKDVEHSGFLKDYGQLEPGEDDRAVLTYFKPGVDFKSYTKLMFERVVVFLNPTAESRETDPTILKELADFYQNALLEAVKDGYEVVDQPGPDVLWVRVAITDVDPSNPIGNTLSSIIPVGIVAAGAVKMVSGENLGTGEAATEIEVLDSMTKERLVAAVDRRQGGKFLLRGKWTDTKQSLEYWAKRFRERLDELRGLQEQKKQ from the coding sequence ATGAAAAGAGTATTTCGTTTTTTCAAGATTGCAGCAATCTTAACTGCGGCTATCGGCCTGGCCGGCTGTATGGCTGGCGGCATGAAAGATGTGGAGCATAGCGGATTTCTCAAAGACTACGGCCAGTTGGAGCCAGGGGAAGACGACCGTGCTGTTCTCACTTATTTCAAACCGGGTGTCGACTTCAAGTCCTATACCAAACTGATGTTCGAGCGGGTCGTGGTTTTCCTGAACCCCACGGCGGAAAGCCGTGAGACCGACCCTACCATTCTCAAGGAGTTGGCCGACTTCTATCAGAATGCCCTGCTCGAAGCGGTCAAGGATGGGTATGAAGTTGTCGATCAACCCGGTCCGGATGTGCTCTGGGTGCGGGTGGCCATTACCGATGTGGATCCGTCCAACCCAATTGGCAATACCTTGAGTTCCATCATTCCTGTGGGGATAGTCGCTGCCGGAGCGGTCAAAATGGTTTCTGGTGAAAACCTGGGAACCGGTGAAGCCGCCACGGAAATAGAAGTCCTCGACTCCATGACCAAGGAGCGCCTGGTCGCAGCAGTGGACCGTCGTCAGGGCGGAAAATTCCTCTTACGTGGCAAATGGACGGACACCAAACAGTCTCTCGAGTACTGGGCGAAGCGCTTCCGCGAGAGGCTTGACGAGCTTCGTGGATTGCAAGAACAAAAGAAACAATAG
- a CDS encoding type II toxin-antitoxin system RelE family toxin, with translation MNEIIWHNRARKQMKRIPHHYRDAIHDSVDQLTTFPVCERLDITELKKHRYGYRLRVGRYRVLFNYANIVKIIEIQEVKKRDERTY, from the coding sequence ATGAATGAAATCATTTGGCATAACCGAGCACGCAAGCAGATGAAGAGGATTCCTCACCATTACCGGGATGCCATTCATGACAGCGTGGACCAGCTAACAACTTTCCCGGTTTGCGAACGGCTTGATATTACTGAGCTAAAAAAGCACCGCTATGGGTACCGCTTAAGAGTGGGGCGCTATCGAGTACTATTTAACTATGCCAACATTGTTAAAATCATAGAGATACAAGAGGTGAAAAAAAGAGATGAACGCACATACTGA
- the ltrA gene encoding group II intron reverse transcriptase/maturase — MGDTQMSQTISTKSREIARTVACNSRPIEWGQPPVLTGGSSLIKIELLAQSNPELVFTSVVHRIDFDLLKQSFRKIRKSKSAGVDKVTAKEYAENLDQNLYNLYERLRRGQYVASPVKRIWIDKEGGKKRPIGIPVLEDKIVQKAAAAILNVIFDRNFYNFSHAFRKGRSQHMAIKDLREQCLKQNISWIVSADITGLFDNINHELLKDMIRRRVSDGGMIRLIGKWLNAGVMEEGNLTYSETGTPQGGVISPVLSNIFLHYVLDDWYVKEVIPRMKGRCSIIRWADDFILGFEYEKDALRVMDVLPRRFEQFELSLHPEKTKLIRFSKRISGKGNGTFDFLGFTFYWSKSLKGYMVIKKKTARKRSSRFMKRIWIWCKDNRHKPMAEQYEILCSKLRGFYQYFGVISNYKVLEVVFEYTEKAWRRWLSRRSHKGEVMFEDLRTTYPLPLPRIVHNI, encoded by the coding sequence ATGGGAGATACACAGATGTCACAAACCATATCAACAAAAAGCCGAGAAATTGCAAGAACGGTCGCTTGCAATTCCAGACCGATAGAATGGGGACAACCACCGGTGTTAACAGGTGGGTCATCCCTTATCAAAATCGAGCTGCTTGCTCAAAGTAATCCTGAACTGGTATTTACATCAGTAGTCCATCGGATAGACTTTGATTTACTGAAACAATCCTTTCGTAAAATTCGGAAAAGCAAATCTGCAGGAGTGGACAAGGTTACGGCAAAGGAGTATGCCGAAAATCTTGATCAAAACCTCTATAATCTGTATGAACGACTGCGGAGAGGACAGTACGTTGCGTCTCCTGTAAAGCGTATCTGGATAGACAAGGAAGGAGGGAAAAAGCGTCCAATTGGCATACCTGTACTTGAGGATAAAATTGTCCAGAAAGCAGCAGCAGCCATATTGAATGTCATATTTGACAGGAATTTTTACAATTTTTCCCATGCATTCAGAAAAGGTCGGAGCCAACACATGGCAATCAAAGATTTACGTGAGCAATGCTTGAAGCAGAATATCAGCTGGATAGTAAGCGCAGATATTACAGGACTATTTGACAATATTAATCACGAGTTACTTAAAGACATGATACGTCGGAGAGTAAGTGACGGCGGAATGATTCGCCTGATAGGGAAGTGGTTGAATGCAGGCGTAATGGAGGAAGGCAACCTGACGTACTCTGAAACGGGCACTCCACAGGGAGGAGTAATTTCCCCTGTGCTCAGTAATATCTTTCTTCATTATGTTTTAGATGACTGGTACGTGAAAGAAGTGATCCCCCGGATGAAAGGGAGATGCTCCATCATACGCTGGGCGGATGATTTCATCCTCGGGTTCGAGTATGAAAAAGACGCATTGCGTGTCATGGATGTATTACCCAGGCGGTTCGAACAGTTCGAGCTGTCACTTCACCCGGAAAAGACAAAACTGATTCGATTTTCCAAACGCATTAGCGGAAAGGGAAACGGGACGTTTGATTTTTTAGGGTTTACATTTTACTGGTCAAAATCATTAAAAGGGTACATGGTAATAAAGAAAAAGACGGCAAGAAAGCGTTCAAGCCGTTTTATGAAGAGAATATGGATATGGTGCAAGGATAACCGTCATAAGCCAATGGCCGAGCAGTATGAGATTCTTTGCAGTAAACTGCGAGGTTTTTACCAGTACTTTGGAGTAATAAGTAACTACAAAGTGCTGGAAGTTGTGTTTGAATATACTGAGAAAGCATGGCGTCGATGGTTAAGCCGAAGAAGTCACAAGGGCGAAGTAATGTTCGAGGACTTGCGCACAACATACCCACTGCCATTACCCAGAATAGTCCATAATATTTGA
- a CDS encoding PqiC family protein, protein MKNRTCFGNIGRIFILMVILLAGCSTTPAVKYYTLNPCPGMQPDISQAVSGDTLAIGVGPVKFPKFLDRPQIVTRKSQHRVEVSEFHRWAGSFSENFLRVLTRNISMLLPTDRVAAHPWTDQFSPTCRIQLTVEQFDGRFGEEVVLNVIWSVWNQKNANELVTKHTLIKEPLADGNYESLVAAQSRAIATLSRAIVNEIVRSGGQVYV, encoded by the coding sequence ATGAAAAATAGAACATGCTTTGGAAACATTGGCCGGATATTTATCCTTATGGTAATTTTACTTGCCGGGTGCAGTACCACACCTGCGGTGAAATATTATACCCTGAACCCCTGTCCCGGGATGCAACCGGATATTTCTCAAGCCGTTTCCGGGGATACCCTTGCCATCGGCGTGGGGCCGGTGAAATTTCCAAAATTTCTTGATCGGCCGCAGATCGTAACCCGGAAAAGCCAACACCGTGTAGAGGTATCCGAGTTCCATCGATGGGCCGGCTCGTTTTCTGAAAATTTCTTACGAGTTTTAACCAGGAACATTTCCATGCTTCTGCCCACAGATCGGGTGGCGGCACATCCCTGGACCGATCAGTTTTCCCCGACCTGCCGTATTCAGTTGACTGTGGAGCAGTTTGACGGCCGGTTTGGGGAGGAGGTTGTGTTGAACGTGATTTGGTCCGTATGGAACCAAAAAAACGCGAATGAACTTGTGACAAAGCATACCCTTATAAAAGAGCCCTTAGCCGACGGAAACTACGAATCACTGGTTGCGGCCCAAAGCCGGGCCATAGCCACCCTTAGTCGTGCCATTGTTAATGAAATTGTGAGGTCAGGGGGTCAAGTCTACGTTTGA
- a CDS encoding BrnT family toxin: protein MNYNFEWDPYKAQLNHKKHGIRFEEAATIFRDPEALTIFDPDHSKIEDRWITIGISKKGRLLIVCHTFQEENKNSVIIRIFSSRKAIKKESRLYGG, encoded by the coding sequence ATGAATTATAATTTTGAATGGGATCCATATAAAGCACAGCTTAATCATAAAAAGCATGGTATCCGTTTCGAAGAGGCCGCAACAATTTTTAGAGATCCAGAAGCATTAACAATATTTGATCCTGATCATAGTAAAATTGAAGACAGATGGATAACAATTGGGATTTCAAAGAAAGGAAGATTGTTGATTGTATGCCATACATTTCAAGAAGAAAATAAAAATTCGGTGATCATTCGGATATTTTCAAGTCGCAAGGCTATAAAGAAGGAAAGCAGGCTATATGGAGGATAA
- a CDS encoding PqiB family protein — translation MNEQQIEKTCASGVAQAVVQTKKSVSIVWIVPLVALLIGGWLAYKAITEKGPTITITFESAEGLEAGKTKIKFKDVEVGEVEDIRISPDLSQVIVTAQLTRDTKDHLSENTRFWVVRARVGGSGVSGLGTLFSGAYIGMDPGKPGKKALFFKGLETQHIVTTDLPGRHFILRAKRLASLDIGKPVYFRQIKVGQVVGYKMEKNGQAVDIKIFIDAPHHERVCKNTRFWNAGGLDVSVDANGLKMNTEAFVTMMIGGIAFENPKDSEPCQAAQEGEIFRMYDRREDIYKKTSANKTRWLLRFQGSVGGLSVGAPVKFKGIKMGEVVDLKLEFDQELMAFRIPVVIEIEPDRVAMTGNQAFDIKRGNEILVEKGLRAQLRQGNLLTGQLYIDLDMYPDEPPQKILYNGKYPELPTIPTNIEKITKGITRFVDKLEELPLEQIGNDLRDTLSHLNKSTEQLTRLMQNLDKTVAPAATATLEQSQTTLIKLDRLLRAESPTGHELKRALSELADAARSISVLADYLERHPESIIFGKDKRNEK, via the coding sequence ATGAATGAACAGCAAATCGAAAAAACCTGTGCTTCGGGTGTGGCCCAGGCTGTTGTCCAGACCAAAAAAAGCGTTTCCATTGTCTGGATCGTGCCCTTGGTCGCCCTTTTGATCGGTGGCTGGCTGGCATACAAGGCCATAACGGAAAAAGGCCCCACCATCACGATTACTTTCGAAAGCGCCGAGGGGCTGGAAGCTGGTAAAACCAAGATTAAATTCAAAGACGTGGAAGTGGGTGAAGTTGAGGATATCCGTATCAGCCCGGACCTGTCGCAAGTAATTGTAACGGCTCAGTTGACGCGAGATACCAAAGACCATTTATCGGAAAACACCCGTTTCTGGGTAGTTCGAGCCCGGGTGGGCGGCAGTGGAGTTTCCGGTCTTGGCACACTCTTTTCCGGAGCTTACATCGGTATGGATCCGGGGAAACCAGGCAAAAAAGCCCTCTTCTTCAAGGGGCTGGAGACGCAGCACATCGTAACCACGGATCTGCCGGGTCGCCATTTTATACTTAGGGCGAAAAGACTGGCTTCCCTGGATATCGGCAAACCCGTCTATTTTCGGCAGATCAAGGTGGGCCAGGTTGTAGGTTACAAGATGGAAAAAAACGGACAAGCCGTTGATATCAAAATTTTTATTGATGCTCCACATCATGAGCGTGTTTGTAAAAATACACGTTTCTGGAATGCGGGAGGGCTGGACGTATCCGTTGATGCCAACGGACTTAAAATGAACACGGAAGCCTTTGTGACTATGATGATCGGAGGGATTGCCTTCGAAAACCCGAAGGATTCAGAACCCTGCCAGGCCGCTCAAGAAGGTGAGATCTTCAGGATGTATGATAGACGGGAGGATATCTACAAAAAAACTTCTGCAAACAAGACCCGCTGGTTGTTGCGCTTCCAGGGTTCGGTAGGAGGCCTTTCAGTGGGCGCGCCGGTGAAATTCAAAGGCATCAAAATGGGAGAAGTGGTTGATCTAAAACTGGAGTTTGACCAGGAACTCATGGCCTTTCGCATTCCCGTGGTAATTGAAATAGAACCGGATCGGGTCGCGATGACCGGCAATCAAGCCTTTGACATAAAGCGTGGAAACGAGATTCTTGTGGAAAAAGGTCTCAGGGCGCAACTCAGACAGGGTAATCTTCTAACCGGACAGCTCTACATTGATCTGGACATGTATCCGGATGAACCGCCTCAGAAGATCTTATACAACGGGAAATATCCGGAGTTGCCGACAATTCCGACGAATATAGAAAAAATCACAAAAGGGATCACCCGCTTTGTAGATAAGCTGGAAGAACTTCCCTTGGAGCAGATCGGCAACGACCTTCGTGACACCCTGTCGCACTTGAATAAGTCAACCGAACAGTTGACCAGGCTCATGCAAAATCTGGATAAAACGGTTGCACCTGCGGCTACAGCCACGCTGGAGCAATCTCAAACTACCCTGATTAAGCTGGATAGACTGTTGCGTGCCGAGTCTCCCACGGGTCACGAATTGAAACGCGCGCTGAGCGAGCTGGCCGACGCGGCCAGGAGTATCAGTGTACTGGCGGATTACCTGGAGCGACATCCCGAGTCCATAATTTTTGGAAAGGATAAACGCAATGAAAAATAG
- a CDS encoding type II toxin-antitoxin system prevent-host-death family antitoxin yields MNAHTDPQIITQNGKPLFVVIPWNEYQELIHKQIAPDESDVWFPNEVVKSNVRGDNLIKAWREYFKLTQAELATKAGMKQSALARLESNSASPRKATLIKLAKAMEISVEQLID; encoded by the coding sequence ATGAACGCACATACTGATCCTCAAATAATTACACAAAACGGCAAGCCTTTATTTGTTGTTATCCCTTGGAACGAATACCAAGAACTGATTCATAAACAAATTGCACCAGATGAATCTGACGTCTGGTTTCCGAATGAGGTTGTGAAGTCAAATGTTCGAGGGGATAACCTTATCAAAGCTTGGAGGGAATATTTCAAGCTTACCCAAGCAGAATTGGCAACCAAAGCAGGAATGAAACAGTCGGCTCTGGCCAGGCTGGAAAGCAATAGCGCCAGCCCAAGAAAAGCCACTCTAATAAAACTGGCGAAAGCCATGGAAATTAGTGTCGAGCAATTAATAGATTGA
- a CDS encoding paraquat-inducible protein A, whose product MSLIACHECDLIHRVGSVSEGSAAKCSRCGALLYQHKRDSLERTLALTVTGLLLFIVANAFPFLGFKLNAKVHETILITGVQELYHQGIWILATVVLLTTIVIPAAQMMGLLYVLVPLRLNRLPWKLKEVFRFTQTLQPWAMMEVFMLGILVSIVKLGKMATIVPGIAAFAFMALIFVLAASMAVLDPHVVWEKIKIQESARGISGGQTNLIGCHTCHLLCRSPSHGVHALTCPRCGTHLHRRKPNSITRTWALILAAAIFYVPANVLPITIVTSLGKKQADTILSGVIYFISTGMWPIALVIFTASVFVPLLKLLALGYLCFSVQRKSGWRPVDRTRIYRMAEVVGRWSMVDVYVVTILVAMVNLGALASIEAGPAAVYFCGVVISTMFAAMSFDPRLIWDNCEENHE is encoded by the coding sequence ATGTCGTTAATAGCCTGCCACGAGTGTGATTTAATTCATCGGGTTGGCTCTGTGTCCGAAGGAAGCGCAGCCAAGTGTTCCCGTTGCGGTGCGCTGTTGTATCAGCACAAACGCGACAGTTTGGAGCGTACGCTGGCATTGACGGTGACGGGTCTTCTTTTGTTTATAGTAGCGAACGCCTTTCCTTTTTTAGGCTTCAAACTCAACGCCAAGGTCCACGAGACCATATTGATTACCGGTGTCCAGGAGCTTTATCATCAGGGGATCTGGATCTTGGCAACCGTGGTACTGTTGACGACCATTGTCATTCCTGCGGCACAGATGATGGGGTTGCTGTATGTGCTGGTACCGCTCAGGCTGAACCGCCTCCCCTGGAAGCTGAAGGAAGTGTTTCGGTTCACCCAAACCCTGCAGCCCTGGGCCATGATGGAAGTGTTCATGCTGGGTATTCTGGTTTCCATTGTAAAGCTAGGCAAAATGGCCACGATCGTACCGGGCATAGCCGCGTTTGCGTTCATGGCCTTGATCTTTGTTCTGGCCGCGTCCATGGCGGTATTGGATCCGCATGTGGTGTGGGAAAAAATAAAAATTCAAGAGAGTGCACGCGGCATCTCCGGTGGACAGACCAACCTGATCGGCTGTCATACCTGCCACCTCCTGTGCCGTTCACCTTCCCACGGGGTTCATGCTCTGACCTGTCCGCGATGCGGCACGCACCTGCACCGGCGCAAGCCCAACAGCATTACTCGAACCTGGGCACTGATCCTGGCAGCTGCAATATTCTACGTTCCGGCCAACGTGCTGCCGATTACCATTGTCACCTCTTTGGGGAAAAAGCAGGCCGATACCATCCTTAGCGGAGTCATCTATTTTATTTCTACAGGCATGTGGCCCATTGCGCTGGTCATTTTCACGGCCAGTGTCTTTGTGCCGTTGTTAAAGCTTTTAGCGCTCGGTTATTTGTGTTTTTCGGTCCAGCGCAAATCCGGATGGCGACCCGTTGATCGTACGAGAATCTATCGAATGGCAGAGGTTGTGGGCCGCTGGTCGATGGTGGATGTGTATGTGGTGACCATCCTGGTTGCCATGGTGAATTTAGGCGCCCTGGCAAGCATCGAAGCCGGTCCTGCGGCAGTCTATTTTTGCGGCGTGGTGATCAGCACCATGTTCGCAGCCATGAGCTTCGATCCCAGACTCATCTGGGATAATTGTGAGGAAAACCATGAATGA
- a CDS encoding antitoxin, producing MDTAKLFINGRSQAVRLPKSYRFEGKEVYVKKVSEGVLLLPKDNTIWDVWEKNLKKYDKPFMTERNQPQSQQEREGLDEIFD from the coding sequence ATGGACACTGCCAAACTATTTATAAACGGACGTAGTCAAGCTGTACGCTTACCAAAGTCCTATCGTTTTGAGGGAAAAGAGGTGTATGTCAAAAAAGTATCTGAAGGTGTTTTGCTTTTACCTAAAGACAATACAATCTGGGATGTTTGGGAAAAAAATTTGAAAAAGTATGACAAGCCATTCATGACAGAGCGAAATCAACCACAATCTCAACAAGAAAGAGAAGGATTGGATGAAATTTTTGATTGA
- the vapC gene encoding type II toxin-antitoxin system tRNA(fMet)-specific endonuclease VapC: MNNHPPEVLQKFKSIGVGKVGISSITVSELHYGAYKSNHIKKNINRLDEFLSPFEIFSYDENASRYYGKIRSQLEKQGNIIGPLDMLIAAHALSNNLILITNNVKEFMRIKSLQVENWIEKQGTEQSHSRAKINPNRWDKTQGL; the protein is encoded by the coding sequence ATGAATAATCATCCACCTGAAGTTCTCCAAAAGTTTAAAAGTATAGGTGTGGGTAAGGTGGGGATATCGTCTATAACCGTATCGGAACTTCATTACGGTGCTTACAAGAGTAATCATATCAAAAAAAATATCAACCGATTGGATGAATTTTTAAGCCCATTTGAAATTTTTTCATATGATGAGAATGCTTCAAGATATTACGGAAAAATTCGTTCCCAACTTGAAAAGCAAGGGAATATTATAGGCCCGCTTGACATGCTAATAGCTGCTCATGCATTGAGTAATAATTTAATCTTGATTACAAATAATGTTAAAGAATTTATGCGAATAAAATCCCTGCAAGTTGAAAATTGGATAGAAAAACAAGGCACAGAACAATCGCATTCTCGTGCCAAGATAAATCCGAATCGTTGGGATAAGACACAAGGTCTTTGA